From a region of the Candidatus Dependentiae bacterium genome:
- a CDS encoding RNA-binding protein, producing MKNIYVGNLSYNATENQVKDLFAEFGEVASVRIIKDKFTGNSKGFAFVEMPANDEAEQAISSLDGKEIGGRNIKVNEARPREERPVRRGPRHF from the coding sequence ATGAAAAATATTTACGTAGGTAACTTGTCATATAACGCAACAGAAAATCAAGTTAAAGACCTTTTTGCAGAGTTTGGTGAAGTTGCTTCAGTACGTATAATCAAAGACAAATTTACTGGCAACTCTAAAGGTTTTGCTTTTGTCGAAATGCCTGCAAATGACGAAGCTGAACAAGCAATTAGTAGTTTAGATGGAAAAGAAATTGGCGGTCGCAACATTAAAGTTAATGAAGCTCGCCCACGTGAAGAACGTCCAGTTCGTCGTGGACCTCGCCATTTCTAG
- a CDS encoding glycoside hydrolase family 1 protein has product MHINITVGMMRILLTALLGFFGATNDYCKTSTNSCTDITKKHWTWKRINQNEYIFPSYFLFGAGTSAHQIEENCDNNTWGKNSRYAQQLRIIKQSEFDKTWNEQKDNWCKNFYKVYCRKPTQAEINQHKEEHFTFCFAGDACKSWQYYKKDVQALKQLGCSAYRFSVAWEKIMPTEDTFDAAALQHYVDVCDELIANNIKPVITLYHYTEPLWFDAKGGFEKAENIKYYVAFCTKIFETLGDRVHLYLTFNSPIGGIALNSYHQGGRPPFKKNSKVTCQVIINLLDAHVAAYKAKELVNPNLKVGILKNTHQLDTWNKWNPIDHLVCKMGNKLQDDPFYQFFTTGKIDMMLPFKIQHENKNAPYSLDFVGLNYYGHRYLKVGLGLSKKCSPKEQRCGTPGNYHESYTIYPEGIYRALMSMHERLIKPLRQNTGRHLPIYVTENGIGTNDENQRTEFMKKYLYAISRAIQNGCDVRGYFYWSLLDNYEWGRYSKCYGLFKVAKDTFDRIIKPSASHYMNLIAAHTKAGIDTLKTGSVNDITVHIVDTQVSIQ; this is encoded by the coding sequence ATGCATATAAATATAACCGTTGGTATGATGCGGATTTTATTAACAGCGTTGTTAGGTTTTTTTGGTGCAACTAACGACTACTGCAAAACAAGTACAAACAGTTGCACAGACATAACAAAAAAACACTGGACATGGAAAAGAATCAATCAAAATGAGTATATATTTCCATCATACTTTTTGTTTGGCGCCGGCACATCTGCACACCAAATAGAAGAAAATTGCGATAACAACACATGGGGTAAAAACTCACGATACGCACAACAATTACGTATTATTAAACAATCTGAATTTGACAAAACGTGGAATGAACAAAAAGATAATTGGTGCAAAAATTTCTACAAAGTTTACTGCCGTAAGCCAACACAAGCAGAAATCAACCAGCACAAAGAAGAACACTTCACATTCTGTTTTGCTGGCGATGCATGCAAAAGCTGGCAGTATTACAAAAAAGACGTGCAAGCACTCAAACAACTTGGGTGTAGTGCATATCGTTTTTCTGTTGCGTGGGAAAAAATTATGCCAACCGAAGATACTTTTGATGCAGCTGCATTACAACACTACGTTGATGTGTGTGATGAACTAATCGCTAACAATATAAAGCCAGTTATTACACTCTATCATTATACAGAGCCATTGTGGTTTGACGCAAAGGGCGGCTTTGAAAAAGCAGAAAATATTAAGTATTATGTTGCATTTTGTACAAAAATTTTTGAAACCCTTGGCGATAGAGTGCATCTGTATTTAACATTCAATTCGCCTATTGGTGGCATTGCACTCAATAGTTATCATCAAGGTGGACGCCCACCATTTAAGAAAAATAGCAAAGTTACATGCCAGGTAATTATAAACTTACTTGATGCGCACGTTGCTGCATATAAAGCAAAAGAACTTGTTAATCCAAACTTGAAAGTGGGTATTCTAAAAAATACACATCAACTTGATACGTGGAATAAGTGGAATCCAATTGATCACTTGGTATGTAAAATGGGAAACAAACTACAAGACGATCCATTTTATCAATTCTTTACCACTGGTAAAATTGACATGATGTTGCCATTTAAAATTCAACACGAAAATAAAAATGCACCATACTCACTTGATTTTGTCGGGCTTAACTATTACGGACATCGCTATTTAAAAGTTGGCTTAGGTCTTTCTAAAAAATGTAGTCCAAAAGAACAACGATGCGGTACGCCAGGTAACTACCATGAATCATATACTATTTATCCTGAAGGTATATATCGCGCACTCATGAGTATGCATGAACGTTTAATTAAACCACTCAGGCAAAATACTGGCAGGCACCTACCAATATATGTGACAGAAAATGGTATTGGTACCAATGATGAGAATCAACGTACTGAATTTATGAAAAAATATTTGTATGCAATTTCCCGAGCTATTCAAAATGGTTGTGATGTGCGTGGATATTTTTATTGGTCTTTGCTTGATAATTACGAATGGGGTCGCTATAGCAAATGTTATGGACTATTTAAAGTTGCTAAAGATACATTT